One window of the Prinia subflava isolate CZ2003 ecotype Zambia chromosome 1, Cam_Psub_1.2, whole genome shotgun sequence genome contains the following:
- the LOC134552472 gene encoding serpin B6-like — MESLCAANTTFAVDLFRKLCEERSGKNVFFSPFSISSALSMVLLGSRGSTEAQISKVLSLKNAQDAHNGYQSLLSEINDPNTKYILRTANRLYGEKTFEFLASFIESSQKSYHAGLEQMDFLHAWEDSRKQINGWVEERTEGKIQNLLAEGILNSLTRLVLVNAIYFKGNWEEQFNKQSTRERPFHINKNETRPVQMMFKEANFNMTYIGELQTKILELPYVGNEVSMIILLPDAIQDGSTGLERLERELTYEKLIDWINPEMMDSTKVRVSLPRFKLEENYDLKPLLSSMGMPDAFDLGKADFSGISTGNELVLSEVVHKSFVEVNEEGTEAAAATAAVMMMRCAMIVPEFTADRPFLFFIRHNKSSSILFCGRFCCP, encoded by the exons ATGGAAAGCCTCTGTGCAGCAAACACCACTTTTGCTGTGGACCTGTTCAGAAAGCTGTGTGAGGAGAGAAGTGGGAAGAATGTGTTCTTTTCACCATTTagtatttcttctgctttgtctATGGTTTTGCTGGGTTCCAGAGGTAGCACTGAAGCCCAAATAAGTAAG GTGCTCTCTCTGAAGAATGCCCAGGATGCTCACAATGGGTATCAATCCCTTCTCTCTGAGATTAATGATCCAAACACCAAATACATCCTGAGAACTGCAAACCGGCTCTATGGAGAAAAGACCTTTGAGTTTCTTGCA TCTTTCATAGAGTCGAGTCAGAAATCCTACCATGCTGGCCTAGAGCAGATGGACTTCCTGCATGCCTGGGAGGATTCCAGGAAACAAATCAATGGCTGGGTAGAGGAAAGGACTGAAG GTAAAATTCAGAACCTGTTGGCAGAGGGAATTCTCAATTCCCTGACCAGACTTGTGTTGGTCAATGCCATCTATTTCAAGGGCAACTGGGAAGAGCAGTTCAACAAACAGAGTACCAGAGAAAGGCCATTCCACATTAACAAG AACGAGACCAGACCTGTGCAGATGATGTTCAAGGAGGCGAATTTTAACATGACGTACATTGGGGAGCTGCAGACCAAAATCCTTGAGCTCCCCTATGTGGGTAATGAAGTGAGCATGATCATCCTGCTCCCTGATGCAATCCAGGATGGATCCACAGGCTTGGAAAGA ctggaaaGAGAACTTACCTATGAGAAGTTAATAGATTGGATCAATCCTGAAATGATGGACTCTACAAAGGTGAGGGTGTCTTTACCCAGATTTAAACTAGAAGAAAACTATGATCTGAAACCCCTTCTGAGCAGCATGGGAATGCCTGATGCCTTTGACTTGGGGAAGGCAGACTTCTCAGGAATTTCAACTGGCAACGAGCTGGTGCTGTCTGAAGTGGTTCACAAGTCCTTTGTGGAAGTCAATGAAGAAGGcactgaagcagctgctgccacagctgcagtgaTGATGATGCGCTGTGCCATGATAGTTCCAGAATTCACTGCTGATCGtcccttcctcttcttcatccGGCACAACAAATCCAGCAGCATTCTGTTCTGTGGCAGGTTCTGCTGTCCCTAA